From the Ostrinia nubilalis chromosome 16, ilOstNubi1.1, whole genome shotgun sequence genome, one window contains:
- the LOC135079073 gene encoding uncharacterized protein LOC135079073, which translates to MMMNSIHNTVKYLRLINIKTALNAVKECQPRRLPVEKPCLLSKAKTLSFAPRSIGVEITESNVVDRTKQDPIPYIPIINPRSILPLIDTNWRKDEVGLPALNNEEKQATRLIVIRRKKMKKHKRRKLWKRMRYRWARIKQRRRQVKEKIFQNSLLAMVKEANEFSAEKYVAGKLEKANHKPLPTRWRHKRLPEFIIRQLLGIDKKINYKHTDNYKA; encoded by the exons ATGATGATGAACTCCATTCATAACACAGTCAAAT ATCTGCGGCTGATAAACATCAAGACAGCTTTAAATGCTGTTAAAGAATGTCAGCCGCGACGGCTGCCAGTGGAGAAACCCTGCTTATTGTCTAAGGCGAAGACATTATCTTTTGCACCTCGTTCTATTGGTGTAGAGATCACCGAGAGCAATGTTGTGGATAGAACTAAGCAGGACCCGATTCCTTACATACCTATAATTAATCCGCGGTCGATTTTGCCGTTAATTGACACCAATTGGAGGAAGGATGAAGTGGGTCTGCCTGCGCTGAACAATGAAGAGAAACAAGCGACCAGGCTTATTGTCATCAGGAGGAAAAAGATGAAGAAGCACAAGCGCAGGAAGCTGTGGAAGAGAATGAGATATCGCTGGGCTAGG ATAAAGCAGCGCAGGCGTCAAGTCAAAGAAAAAATCTTCCAGAACTCACTCCTCGCCATGGTGAAGGAGGCCAACGAGTTCTCCGCCGAGAAGTATGTCGCTGGAAAACTGGAGAAGGCCAACCACAAGCCGCTGCCCACCAGGTGGCGCCACAAGCGCCTGCCCGAGTTCATCATCCGACAGCTGCTCGGCATCGACAAGAAGATCAATTACAAACACACGGATAATTATAAGGCTTAA